Sequence from the Qipengyuania gaetbuli genome:
GGCTGGGCCAAGGCCGCCGGCTACAAGGCGACCAAGGGCGCCAACGGCTGGGTCACCGTGGTTCAGCAGCCCGGGCCGCAGAACGCGCTCGGCCTGATGAAACTCGACATGCCCAATCCGCATGCGATCTTCCTGCACGATACGCCCAGCCGCAATCTGTTCGCGCAGGACAACCGGGCGCTCAGCCACGGTTGCATCCGCGTGCAGGGCGCGCGCGAACTGGCCATGACCATGTCGATGCTCGGCAATGCGAAGAGCAAGGAAGACCTGCCGCTGATCCAGCAGGAGGTGTCCGAAATCACCGCGAGCGGCGAATACACGCGCTATGCGATGGACAAGCAGTGGCCGGTCTACATCACCTATTTCACCATGGCGAGCGACGTCGACGGAGTGATGAAGACCTTCGGCGACATCTACGACCGCGATGCGCCCGTGCTGGCCGCACTCGATGCGCCGCGCCAGTCCAACCGCGCCCGCGAGACGAGCGAGGAAGTCGTCGAGATCGTCGACGACATGCAGACCTGAGCGATTGAGAAATAGGGCCTAGAAGAGGCCGGGATTGGTGCGCTCGAACGTGCCGCCGCCCGGCCGCAGGAGCAGGTCCATCTGCGCCATCGGCGGGGGCAGCTGGCTGCCGTCCGCTTCGAGGCCGAGGCTTTCGGCAAACAGCAGGCGCCCGCCGCTCAGCTTCAGCAGCACCTTGTCGAACTGGTCGGGGCCGAGCGCAAAGCACCCGTTCGACCGGCCGAGCCGGCCATAGCGCGAGATATGTTCGGGCCGCGCATATTCGGCCGGATGCATCACGATGGCGCGCGGCAGGGCGTTGGAATTGGTCGGGTCCAGCCCGTCCAGCCTGATCGAGGTGCCGTAGCGCCCGCGATACCAGCTGCGCGTCATATAGGCACCGCGGCTGGTCGCCTCGCTGCCTTCGATGTTGGAATAGCGTTTGAGCCAGCCGTCGTGTTCGCCGTCGGAACCCGTGCCGTGGGTGACGAAGAAGCTTTCCACCCGCTCGTTGTCGAGATCGACGAAGTGGAAGCGTTCCTTGGCCGAATGGAGGCCGAAATCGGCGATGCCGACGATATCCTTCTTCCAGATATCCGCGCCCACGCGGTCCAGCTGGCGGCGGGCGATCTCGATCAGCTTGCGGTCGCGCGATGCGGTCGAATTGACCTGTGCGAAGACGCGCGCGGGCAGCGCGGCAGCGGTGACGGCTGCAATGGTACCCTTGATGAGATCGCGACGCTTCATGGTTTCTGGCTTATAACATAGGATGTGCTGCGCGAAAATGAATGGTCGAATGCGACATTCGCCTGCGCGCAGGTAAGCATGGAACGCGCGTGCCGCCGGGCGACTTCCAGCGGATCGGTCCCGTATCCGCCACCAAGCGCACTTGCGAGCGGGAGTCCACGCTCGCGCACCGCATTCACGACGAAGCGGTCGCGTGCCGCGATGCCTTCATCGCTCAGGGCCAGCCGGCCCAGCCGGTCGTCCGCGTGGACGTCCACTCCTGCTTGGTACAGCACGATATCGGGCGCAAAAATGTCGAGCACCTGCGGCAGGTGGCGTTCCAGCGCCTCGAGATAACCGTCGTCGTCCGTCCCGTCGGCCAGCGGCACGTCGAGGCTGGAGCGCGCCTTGCGCACCGGGAAGTTCTTTTCCGCGTGGAGCGACAGGGTGAAGATGTCGTCGCGCCCCGCCGTGAGGCTGGCCGTCCCGTCGCCCTGGTGCACGTCGAGGTCAACCACGAGCACGCGCCCCGCATCGCCTTCCGCAATCAGCCGGTTGGCGCAGACGGCCAGGTCGTTGAACACGCAGTACCCCGCGCCGGTATCGTGCAGCGCATGGTGGCTGCCGGCAGCGGAATTGGCGGCATAGCCGTGCTCGAAGGCAAGCTGCGCGGCCATCCACGTGCCGCCGTTGGTATGCGTAACGCGGCTGGCGATATGCGGAGTGACGGGAAAGCCGATGCGGCGTTCCTTGCCGGGCGGGACCGCGGCGCTCAGCACTTCCTCGACGTAATCGGGGCAATGGACCGCCTCCAGCCAGTGGCGCGGGCAGGGCGGGGGCGCGTGTTCGGTGATCGGCTCGCCGCTTTCGCGCAGCACCTGCATGACCGCCCGGTACTTGTCGAAGCGGAAGGTCCCGCGCGCCGGCGCGGGCGCCATGTAATCGACGTGGTGGACGACGTGGAGGATGGCGCGCCCTCTAGCCTGCCTGCGCCTCTGTCGCAGCCTTGGCCGCCAGCTTCTGGAGGTTCGGCATGGCCGCCATCACCGCCCCCTGCATCTCGGCAATGATGCCGAGCCGCTCGGGCGCGGTTTCGCGCAGCTGGCGGATCGTCGGGGCCGAGGGATCGAGCCGCGATGCCGCGAGGAATTCCGATACCTTGGGGTTCTGCGCCCAGGTGAAGCGGTTGATGCCGGTGCCGAGGATGATGCCGGCATAGCCATCGATATTGTCGATGAAGGACACCGGATGGCAGAGCGCGTTCTTCTCCTCGTCGGTGTCGAAATTCGCTTCGATGAAGGCGCTGACCGCGGAATTGAGCGTCACCAGCGGGACGTGCAGCAATTGCAGCACGATGCGGTCGCCCTGCCATTGCGGCGCGACGGGCTTGGGCCGGACGGCCGAAGCCGTGCAGTCGATGTAGAGCGTGCCTTCGGGCATCGCGACCTCACCGCCCTGCAGCACCATGCGACCATGCTCGACCGCTTCGACGCGGCCCATGCGCACGACGTTGCCGATGCCGCGCAGCCGGTCGACCTCGCCTTGCGAGATGGTGGCGTAGTGGAACATCTCCGGCTCCACGTCGCGGTCGATGCGCAGCATGACGCCGTCGCGTTCCAGCTGGTTGAAGATCTCCGCCCCGCTGGTGGCTGTGGCGGCGGCCTTCATGATACTGATCTGTCCCCCGATGGTGCTGTCGAAGAACTGTTCGCCCGGTTGCACGGTAGCGCGGTTGATGAGCCAGCTTTCGCGCGGTTTCACCCAGGTGATGCTGTCGGTCGGAATGCCCGCCTCCAGCAACCAGACGCCGGTGTCCATCGCGGTCTTGCCTGCGCCGAGGATGCAGTAATGCGGCGGCAGAGGCCCGCTCTTCCACAGGTCGGGCAGCGCGCCGGGCACGACGACGCGCACCCCGTCGGCGACCGCGAAGGCGCGCTTGTGGGTCGAGGGGACGGAGGTTTCGAAATAGGTCGTGTCGACCAGCTTGCGGCGGACCGTCACCTGCGTCTCCTCGCCCGAGAAGATGTTCCGGAAGCCGCGTTCGCCGTCATATTCGCTGTTCGGGAAATATTGCACCCGGCCCGTGGGCAGCAGGTGGTCGCGCATGACGGACTGGAAATAGGCGAGGACTTCGGCCCCGCTCGCCAGTTCGAAAAAGCCCTTGTTGGGACCGGCCTCGTCGATCCGGTCCTGCCCCAGCGGCACGCGGTTGACCCCGTAGGACGAGCTTGGCTGGTGCAGCGCGACGAAGGAATAGGCGTCGTTCCAGTGCCCGCCGGGCGCCGAATGGCGGTCGATCATTACCACCGTCGCCTGTTCGTCCTGTTCGAGCAGCGTGTCGACGAAGGAGAGGGCGGTCGCGCCCGCGCCGATGACCAGGTAATCCGCTTCGAGAGCCATTGCGCCGTTTCTCCTATCCGGCGAGGCCGACCAGTTCCTCGTAGATTGCATCCTCGCTGCGACTCGCAGCATTGCGCCACGTCGTTGCCGTGTCCGCATTGACCAGTGTGCCGTCGGCGGTGACGACCAGCAAGTTCGGCGTGCCGGGCAGTTCTTCGAGGCCGAATCGTTGCGCGATGTCGAGATTGTGCCCGTCGCCCGTCTGCGGGAGGCCGACGTTGACGTAGACGAGTTCGTACTTGCGCTCGACCAGTTCGGCGAACCGCGGCGTTTCCAGCCAGCCTGCCAGCGCACGGCTGTCGTGGCACCAGTTCCCGCCCATCACCAGCAGCAGGCGCGTGCCGCGCTCGGACGCGCGGGCCAGCGCTGCATCGACTTCGCCCATCGGGTTCTTCGTTACGGCATAGGGCCGCGCTTCCGGATGGGCCGGTGCGGCAGCTTCAGGGACGGTGGCGCAGGCAACGAGGGAGAGGCTCGCGAGCAGAAGGAGCGGTGTGCGGTGCATCACCGGTTCTTAGCGAGCGTCATGCCGGGCCGAAAGCCCTGCTATCGCAGTCACATGTTGGACAGCACCATCTGCCCGCCGCGGATTTCCACGCTGCGGACATGGGTAAGGTAGCTCTGGCCCAGCAGCGAGACGTCCAGCCCCTCGGGAATGATGATCGCCTCGACATTGCGGGCAGTGATGCCGCCGACATCGATTTCGGGGATGCGCCGGATGACGCCGTGGACATCGCCGCTAGCACCGCGGCCGACCACGGCGACCTCGTGCTGTTCCCAATTGAGGCCAGCCGCGCGGGCATCCTCGCCGGTCAGCGCCACGACCGATGCGCCGGTGTCGACGATCACGTTGAACTTGGCCGCACCCACGCTCGCGCTGGAATAATAGTGGCCGTCGCCCGCGCGTTCGAGGCGGACTTCGCCGTACCATTCGCCGCCTTGCTGGGTTTCGATCACGGCATCGCTCGACCACGGGTTGGGCGAGGAGTTGAAGCGTTTCACCTCTCCCGGCTCCCCCGCGGTCACGCCCGGGTGGTCGCGCACGGCGAACGCGGCGAGGCCCGAAATGGCGGCAACGATGAAGAGCAGCGGCCTGATCATGGACGCAAACCTAGCGGGAAGGGATTAAACCGCCGTAAAGCCCGCGTCGTCGCCCTTCTCAAGCGGTTCGGACAGCGGACGGTAGCCGTGATGGATCGCGGTGCCCCATGCGCCCGCCAGCAGGCCGACGACGAGACTGTCGAACACCATCAGCGCCCAGACCAGTGCCTTGTCCGCGCCCATCGCCCAGGCGTGGTTTTGCGAATGAAGCCACATCAGCGGAACGAGGACGATTGCCGAGAAGATCACGATCCGCAGCCCCGCGCCCCAGCCAGAGCGATAAAGCGAGGCAAGCGTTGCAGATTGGTCGCCGACCAGCCCAGCGATGAACATGACCAAGATCGGCAGGGTAATGATGCTGAAGGCGATCGAGACTGCCTGCACGGCCATCTCGCCATAGTGCGCAGTGCCGATTTCGAGACCTGCGCTCGCCAGTCCCACCACGATATTGGCGACCAGCGCGATGCCGAAGACCTTCCACGCGATGCCCTTCATCGACCACCAGGGCAGCCCCTCGCGCTGCGCGGCCCAGAAGCGGATCGCGGCAAGGATGGCGATCAGGTAGCCGGCGAGCTTGGCATAGCCGAAGGCCCAGCGCGTCTCGCCGTTCGATACCGTACGCGCGGTCTCGATATCGTCGAACATGCCCAGGTTTATCTCGGCTACGTGCTGGATGAATTCCGGCACGATCGCGATGAGGGGGATGACCGGCGCAAGCAGCCAGATGCGGCCGCTGTCGCGCAGGACATCAACGATGCGGCGCGCGAATGCCTTGATCACTCGGCGGCGACCGCGTGCGGATCGAAAGCGACCGCGTCTCCGGCCTCGATGGCGGCGGCCTTTTCCTCCACCAGCCGGACGATGTGGTCGAGCATGTCCTCGTTCTCGATGTGGTGATCCTTCACGCCCGAGAGATAGACCATGTGCTTGCCATTGCCGCCGCCCGTCAGGCCGATGTCGGTCTCGCGCGCTTCGCCCGGACCATTGACGACGCAGCCAAGGACCGAAAGGCTCATCGGCGTCTTGATGTGTTCGAGGCGCTTTTCCAGCGCCTCGACCGTGCGGATGACATCGAAGCCCTGGCGCGAACAGCTGGGGCAGGAGACGACGCGCACGCCGCGGGTCCTGAGGCCCAGCGCCTTCAGCATTTCGAAGCCGACTTTCACTTCCTGCTCCGGCTCGGCGGACAGCGACACGCGGATCGTGTCGCCGATGCCGGCCCACAGCAGGCTGCCGATGCCGATGGAGGATTTGACCGTCCCGCCGATGAGACCGCCCGCTTCGGTGATGCCGAGATGCAGCGGACAATCCACTGCCTCGGCAAGGCCGTGATAAGCGGCGACCGCGAGGAACACGTCGGACGCCTTCACCGCGACCTTGTATTCGTGGAAATCATGGTCCTGCAGCAGCTTGATATGGTCGAGCGCGCTTTCGATCAGCGCTTCGGGGCAGGGCTCGCCGTATTTTTCCAGCAGGTCCTTCTCGAGGCTGCCCGCGTTCACGCCGATGCGGATCGCGCAGCCGTTCGCCTTGGCGGCTCGCACGACTTCGGCGACGCGTTCGGAAGAACCGATATTGCCCGGATTGATGCGCAGGCAGGCCGCGCCCTTGTCGGCCGCTTCGAGTGCGCGCTTGTAGTGGAAGTGGATGTCCGCGACGATCGGGACATTCGCTGCCTTGGTGATCTTGTCGAAATTCGCGGTCGCTTCCTCGGTCGGGCAGGAGACGCGAATGATGTCCGCGCCCACGTCCTCGCAGCGGCGGATCTGGTCGATCGTCGCCCCCACGTCTTCGGTGGGCGTATTGGTCATGGTCTGCACGGTAATCGGCGCATCGCCCCCGACAGGGACATTGCCGACCATGATCTGGCGGGACTGGCGGCGCTCGATAGTGCGCCAGGGACGTACGGAAGACATGGGGGCGATATAGAGGCGCTTCGATGAAGGGGCAATGACAGGCCGCACGACTTGGGGCATGAGACGCGCATGAGCGAAGCGACCGACGAATTCTCGACCCAGACCCCGCTACTGTTCGGGCGCGTGATGGACGGCAGGGGCGGGGCCCGGCCGATCGGCTGGGACGAAGCGCAGGGCTGGACGCCGCAGTCGCCGGGCGAAGTGCTGTGGCTCCACTTGCGCCGCGATTTCGCGGGCACGCGCCTGTGGCTCGAAAACGAACTCCGCATGCCCGAGCCCACCGCAGAACTGCTGACCAGCAACCAGACCCGGCCGCGCGCCTTTCGCGAGGGTGAGACGCTGGTGGCGACGCTGCGGGGCATCAACTTCAATCCCGGTGCCGAGCCGGAAGACATGATCTCCATGCAGTTGTGGAGCGACGGACAGCGCCTGATAACCCTGCGCCGCGCGCCGATGCAGACCCCGCGCGAGGTCATGGGAATGCTCGACCGCGGCGACGGCCCACTCGATGCAGGGGCCACAATCACGCTGCTGGCGGAATTGCTCATCACCCGGATGAGCCAGTCGATCGTCGACATGAACCAGGTGCTGGACGACCTCGAGGACGAGGACCCGGAGAAGGACCCGGAAGGGATGCTGAAGCGCATCTCCACCATCCGGCGCAATTGCCTCAGCCTCAAGCGTCACATGGCTCCGCAGCACGAGGCGCTGGAGCAGATCAGCCGCGATTCGCCCGACTGGTTCGAGGAAGAGGACCGCCGCGAGATCGCTGAAAGCATCGCGCGCCTGCGCCGCTATCTCGACGACATCGACATCAGCAAGGAAAGCGCCGTCGTGCTGCAGGACGAACTGCGTGCCCGCAGCCTCGCCAGCAGCGAACATGCGACCTACATGCTGACCATCGTGGCGGGCATCTTCCTGCCGCTGTCGTTCCTGACCGGCCTGCTCGGCATCAATGTCGGCGGCATGCCGGGGATGGACGATCCGGATGCATTCTGGGCCGTCGTGGCGCTATGCCTCGTGCTGTTCGTGTGCCTGATCGTCGTCTTCCGCCGCCTGCGCTGGCTCTAGGCCCTACCAGCGCACCAGCGCGGGCACGGCGATCCGGCCGACGAGCCCCATCAGTGCGACCGGCGCGACATGCCAGATGCCGAGGTGGCCGATGCTGTCGATCGGGCAGGCAAGGCCGTAGGCGAAGCTGCCGATGGCGCCTGCCGCAATGCCGGTGAACAATCCTGCAGCACCCAGCGAGACAGGCGCGCCGCGGCGTAGCCACAGCACCAGCGCTGTCGCCGTCACGAGGCCGAAGCCAGCGCCGGCAAGGAAGCACTCGAAGCCGTAGGGATCGCTCGATACCGCCGCGTAAAGGCCGCCGGCACCTAGCGCGAGCAGGGCGGTCAGAGGCAGGAGGCCGAGCATGGCCGTCGACCAGCGCGCACCTTCGTGGCGGTTGCCGACGCGCGGGCTGGCCATGGAGAGGACCGCGCCTGCCGCTGCCACGCCGAGTAGGCCCAGCATGCCATTGGCGATGAAGAAGATGCTCGACGCAGCGCCGCTGGCGATGCCGCGCCACAGCCCGTCGACCAGTTCGACGAGCACCACGGTGGCGAGCGCGGACAGCGCGACCAGCAGCGCGCCGTGCCAGAAGCGGATCGGGGCGACGGGGGCGAGATCGTCCGCCAGTTCGTCGATCAGCGGATTAGGGACCCGGTTCATTGTCATTCGGCCTTTTCTACGAGCGCGGACAGCTTCTTCAGCCCGCGATGGATGTTCACCTTGACCAGGCTTTCGCTCTGCCCGGTCCGTTCTGCGGCTTCCGCGATGGAAAGCCCCTCTATCTTCACCAGTTCGATGACCTCGACCTGCCGGTCGGGCAGGTGCACGAACAACCTCTCGAGGCTCATGCGGGCCATCACCGCCTCTTCCTCGCTGTCTTCGGCGGCATCGTGGTCACCCAGCCCGTCTTCCGCGCTGCGGTAGACCTTGCGCAGGTGATCGACCCAGCGATAGCGCGCGATGGCAGCCAGCCAGGGGTAGAAGGCGCGGGTGGGGTCCCAGGTGGCGCGCTTGGCATGGACCGCCATCATCACTTCCTGCACCAAATCGTCGAGTTGGGCGGGCGGCACGCGTTTCCTGAAATAGCGCGCCAGCCACAGCTGCACTTCGCCCAGGAGAACGCGGT
This genomic interval carries:
- a CDS encoding murein L,D-transpeptidase catalytic domain family protein; the protein is MKRRDLIKGTIAAVTAAALPARVFAQVNSTASRDRKLIEIARRQLDRVGADIWKKDIVGIADFGLHSAKERFHFVDLDNERVESFFVTHGTGSDGEHDGWLKRYSNIEGSEATSRGAYMTRSWYRGRYGTSIRLDGLDPTNSNALPRAIVMHPAEYARPEHISRYGRLGRSNGCFALGPDQFDKVLLKLSGGRLLFAESLGLEADGSQLPPPMAQMDLLLRPGGGTFERTNPGLF
- a CDS encoding histone deacetylase; this translates as MAPAPARGTFRFDKYRAVMQVLRESGEPITEHAPPPCPRHWLEAVHCPDYVEEVLSAAVPPGKERRIGFPVTPHIASRVTHTNGGTWMAAQLAFEHGYAANSAAGSHHALHDTGAGYCVFNDLAVCANRLIAEGDAGRVLVVDLDVHQGDGTASLTAGRDDIFTLSLHAEKNFPVRKARSSLDVPLADGTDDDGYLEALERHLPQVLDIFAPDIVLYQAGVDVHADDRLGRLALSDEGIAARDRFVVNAVRERGLPLASALGGGYGTDPLEVARRHARSMLTCAQANVAFDHSFSRSTSYVISQKP
- a CDS encoding thioredoxin family protein, producing the protein MHRTPLLLLASLSLVACATVPEAAAPAHPEARPYAVTKNPMGEVDAALARASERGTRLLLVMGGNWCHDSRALAGWLETPRFAELVERKYELVYVNVGLPQTGDGHNLDIAQRFGLEELPGTPNLLVVTADGTLVNADTATTWRNAASRSEDAIYEELVGLAG
- a CDS encoding TIGR02281 family clan AA aspartic protease, with the translated sequence MIRPLLFIVAAISGLAAFAVRDHPGVTAGEPGEVKRFNSSPNPWSSDAVIETQQGGEWYGEVRLERAGDGHYYSSASVGAAKFNVIVDTGASVVALTGEDARAAGLNWEQHEVAVVGRGASGDVHGVIRRIPEIDVGGITARNVEAIIIPEGLDVSLLGQSYLTHVRSVEIRGGQMVLSNM
- the ispG gene encoding flavodoxin-dependent (E)-4-hydroxy-3-methylbut-2-enyl-diphosphate synthase, with product MSSVRPWRTIERRQSRQIMVGNVPVGGDAPITVQTMTNTPTEDVGATIDQIRRCEDVGADIIRVSCPTEEATANFDKITKAANVPIVADIHFHYKRALEAADKGAACLRINPGNIGSSERVAEVVRAAKANGCAIRIGVNAGSLEKDLLEKYGEPCPEALIESALDHIKLLQDHDFHEYKVAVKASDVFLAVAAYHGLAEAVDCPLHLGITEAGGLIGGTVKSSIGIGSLLWAGIGDTIRVSLSAEPEQEVKVGFEMLKALGLRTRGVRVVSCPSCSRQGFDVIRTVEALEKRLEHIKTPMSLSVLGCVVNGPGEARETDIGLTGGGNGKHMVYLSGVKDHHIENEDMLDHIVRLVEEKAAAIEAGDAVAFDPHAVAAE
- a CDS encoding zinc transporter ZntB is translated as MSEATDEFSTQTPLLFGRVMDGRGGARPIGWDEAQGWTPQSPGEVLWLHLRRDFAGTRLWLENELRMPEPTAELLTSNQTRPRAFREGETLVATLRGINFNPGAEPEDMISMQLWSDGQRLITLRRAPMQTPREVMGMLDRGDGPLDAGATITLLAELLITRMSQSIVDMNQVLDDLEDEDPEKDPEGMLKRISTIRRNCLSLKRHMAPQHEALEQISRDSPDWFEEEDRREIAESIARLRRYLDDIDISKESAVVLQDELRARSLASSEHATYMLTIVAGIFLPLSFLTGLLGINVGGMPGMDDPDAFWAVVALCLVLFVCLIVVFRRLRWL
- a CDS encoding NrsF family protein — encoded protein: MNRVPNPLIDELADDLAPVAPIRFWHGALLVALSALATVVLVELVDGLWRGIASGAASSIFFIANGMLGLLGVAAAGAVLSMASPRVGNRHEGARWSTAMLGLLPLTALLALGAGGLYAAVSSDPYGFECFLAGAGFGLVTATALVLWLRRGAPVSLGAAGLFTGIAAGAIGSFAYGLACPIDSIGHLGIWHVAPVALMGLVGRIAVPALVRW
- a CDS encoding sigma-70 family RNA polymerase sigma factor, whose protein sequence is MIADEASMAHMMAAAQRGDREMYRVLLGEVQLWLARYFRKRVPPAQLDDLVQEVMMAVHAKRATWDPTRAFYPWLAAIARYRWVDHLRKVYRSAEDGLGDHDAAEDSEEEAVMARMSLERLFVHLPDRQVEVIELVKIEGLSIAEAAERTGQSESLVKVNIHRGLKKLSALVEKAE